In Caldibacillus debilis DSM 16016, the sequence CGTGGAAAAAACTGAAGGAGGAAGTGGAAAAACGGGCCGGTACGGTGAAGCGCATCGGCATCGAAAAATCCCATTTGAATGTGGAACGCTTCGAAATTCTTCAATCGTCCTTCCCCTCGTCCGGTTTTGTCCCATTGGAAGAAACGATCAATGAACTACGCCTCATTAAAGACGAAAGGGAACTGGAACGGCTGCGGAAAGCCGGCGAGTGGGCGGACCGGGCGATCGAAATCGCCATCCGACATTTGAAAGAAGGAGTCACCGAATTGGAAGTGGCGGCGGCCATCGAATATGAATTGAAACGAAACGGCATCGAACAAATGTCTTTCCCGACCACCGTTCTTTTCGGTGCAAACGCCGCGTCCCCCCACGGGAATCCGGGAACGAATAAATTGAAAAAGGGGGATTTGGTTCTTTTCGACCTGGGCGTCGTTTATGAAGGCTATTGTTCGGATATTACCCGCACCGTTGCCTTCGGAGAAGTGACGGAAGAGCAAAGGACCGTCTACGAAACGGTGCGGAAAGCCCAAGAAGCGGCAGTGGCTTTGTGCAAACCGGGGATCACCTGCGCCGAGCTGGACCGGGAGGCGCGGAACGTGATCGAAAAGGCGGGATTCGGCCCGTATTTTACCCACCGCCTCGGGCACGGCCTCGGCATCGGCATCCATGAATATCCGTCCGTTTCGGAAACAAACGGCATGCCCTTGCAAAAAGGGATGGTCTTTACGGTCGAGCCCGGCATCTACATCCCGGGAAAAATCGGCGTCCGCATCGAAGATGACGTCTGCGTCACCGAAGACGGCTGCGAGGTGCTGACCAGATTCCCGAAAACCTTGCAAATCATCGGATGAAGCAGAGGCAAAAAGCGGACAGGCTTGTGAAAAGATCCGGCCCTTTTCCCGCAGGGACGGCAAAACCGACGTTGGAGGGCTATCCTTCTCCGCTTCGGGGACGGCCGCGGACAGGCTGCCGCGAAAGACCGAGACACGAATGAGGATTCGGGATCTTGCATCCCGAATCCGATTTTCATCAGCAAAAAGGGAACGGAAGTCCCGAAGCTTGATATGCTAAAAAACAAAATCAGGCCGGGATGATCCCCCTGCAGGCGGCAAAAAGCGCGAAGGCCTGCCGGGGATTTTTTTCCTGCGAAAAAAGGACGGCGCGTGAAAACGAACGAATGGGGCCGGGTTTGAATTTCTCTCCGGGCTTAACCTTCATCGGTAACAGGCCGAAGGGTTTTTTCCTTTCCGCCGAAGGCGCAGATCCCCTCACCGCCGGAGAGGCCCGTCGAGCGCTTCAAGGGCCGGTCCTTCTTCAGGGCCGCGCTATTAAAAAATACCGGCGGCCTTCCCCCGGACGAATGCCGGGAAAAGCCCGCCGCAAAATCTGTTCCTTTTCATGCCCGTAGTAAGCAAAGTTTTCGCAACGGCCCGCCCGGCACGATCCGGACCGCGTCCTACGTCCCCCTTCATCCGCCTCATTGCAACCGCAAGGCCAATGCGGCCTTTGATCCCAGCGGCAATCC encodes:
- a CDS encoding M24 family metallopeptidase, with the protein product MQQRMEALKRRLSRQGIQVGIVTSPDNVFYFTGFMSDPHERVLAAVFFEDSDPFLICPLMEAPDAVRSGFPHSVIGYGDAEDPWKKLKEEVEKRAGTVKRIGIEKSHLNVERFEILQSSFPSSGFVPLEETINELRLIKDERELERLRKAGEWADRAIEIAIRHLKEGVTELEVAAAIEYELKRNGIEQMSFPTTVLFGANAASPHGNPGTNKLKKGDLVLFDLGVVYEGYCSDITRTVAFGEVTEEQRTVYETVRKAQEAAVALCKPGITCAELDREARNVIEKAGFGPYFTHRLGHGLGIGIHEYPSVSETNGMPLQKGMVFTVEPGIYIPGKIGVRIEDDVCVTEDGCEVLTRFPKTLQIIG